A window of Castanea sativa cultivar Marrone di Chiusa Pesio chromosome 1, ASM4071231v1 contains these coding sequences:
- the LOC142638360 gene encoding putative caffeoyl-CoA O-methyltransferase At4g26220 isoform X1 encodes MTRGEKGLEKSVASKSLEMENTKKQGNLPNPLILQSEELYEYILATSVYPREPEPLKELRKATAPQPLAYFGTSPDAGQLIAMFLKIVNAKKTIEIGVFTGYSLLLTALTIPDDGKITAIDVDRTKYEIGLPIIQKAGVEHKINFIESRALPVLDELLQDPKNEGSFDFAFVDADKVNYWNYLERMMKLVKVGGIIIYDNTLWGGYVALPEEDVPEKKRAWRQSTIEFNNSISSDSRVEISHASVGDGVLICRRIC; translated from the exons ATGACTAGAGGAGAGAAAGGACTAGAGAAATCGGTTGCTAGCAAAAGCTTGGAG ATGGAGAACACAAAAAAGCAAGGAAATCTGCCAAACCCTTTGATTTTGCAGAGTGAGGAGTTATATGAG TACATATTGGCAACTAGTGTGTACCCACGAGAACCAGAGCCTCTTAAGGAGCTGAGGAAAGCTACTGCACCCCAACCATT GGCATACTTTGGTACATCACCAGATGCAGGTCAACTAATTGCCATGTTCTTGAAGATAGTGAATGCAAAGAAGACAATTGAAATTGGGGTTTTTACAGGATACTCTCTTCTCCTCACGGCCCTTACAATTCCTGATGATGGCAAG ATTACAGCCATAGATGTTGATCGAACAAAATATGAGATAGGATTGCCAATTATACAAAAAGCGGGGGTTGAGCACAAAATTAACTTTATCGAGTCACGAGCTTTACCAGTTCTTGATGAACTGCTACAAGAT CCAAAGAATGAAGGGAGTTTTGACTTTGCTTTTGTTGATGCTGACAAAGTTAATTACTGGAATTACCTTGAGAGGATGATGAAATTGGTTAAGGTTGGAGGGATAATTATCTATGATAACACACTGTGGGGAGGATATGTTGCTTTACCTGAAGAGGATGttccagaaaagaaaagagcttGGAGGCAGTCTACCATTGAGTTTAATAACTCCATTTCTTCTGACTCACGTGTTGAAATATCTCATGCTTCAGTGGGTGATGGCGTTCTGATCTGCAGGCGAATTTGCTAA
- the LOC142638360 gene encoding putative caffeoyl-CoA O-methyltransferase At4g26220 isoform X2 — protein sequence MENTKKQGNLPNPLILQSEELYEYILATSVYPREPEPLKELRKATAPQPLAYFGTSPDAGQLIAMFLKIVNAKKTIEIGVFTGYSLLLTALTIPDDGKITAIDVDRTKYEIGLPIIQKAGVEHKINFIESRALPVLDELLQDPKNEGSFDFAFVDADKVNYWNYLERMMKLVKVGGIIIYDNTLWGGYVALPEEDVPEKKRAWRQSTIEFNNSISSDSRVEISHASVGDGVLICRRIC from the exons ATGGAGAACACAAAAAAGCAAGGAAATCTGCCAAACCCTTTGATTTTGCAGAGTGAGGAGTTATATGAG TACATATTGGCAACTAGTGTGTACCCACGAGAACCAGAGCCTCTTAAGGAGCTGAGGAAAGCTACTGCACCCCAACCATT GGCATACTTTGGTACATCACCAGATGCAGGTCAACTAATTGCCATGTTCTTGAAGATAGTGAATGCAAAGAAGACAATTGAAATTGGGGTTTTTACAGGATACTCTCTTCTCCTCACGGCCCTTACAATTCCTGATGATGGCAAG ATTACAGCCATAGATGTTGATCGAACAAAATATGAGATAGGATTGCCAATTATACAAAAAGCGGGGGTTGAGCACAAAATTAACTTTATCGAGTCACGAGCTTTACCAGTTCTTGATGAACTGCTACAAGAT CCAAAGAATGAAGGGAGTTTTGACTTTGCTTTTGTTGATGCTGACAAAGTTAATTACTGGAATTACCTTGAGAGGATGATGAAATTGGTTAAGGTTGGAGGGATAATTATCTATGATAACACACTGTGGGGAGGATATGTTGCTTTACCTGAAGAGGATGttccagaaaagaaaagagcttGGAGGCAGTCTACCATTGAGTTTAATAACTCCATTTCTTCTGACTCACGTGTTGAAATATCTCATGCTTCAGTGGGTGATGGCGTTCTGATCTGCAGGCGAATTTGCTAA